One window of Sphingobacteriales bacterium genomic DNA carries:
- a CDS encoding DUF1697 domain-containing protein: MNQVCLALLRGINVTGYKIIKMADLTELFKSLGHTQVSTYIQSGNVVFLPSPTSNPETISVQIEQAIKERYQFEVSVLVFSSLEWQDILLNNPYNQPEIIPPEKVYLTLLAEVPDQEKKVRLKEINFPPEEFQHIGRAVYVYCANGYGNTKLTNLLFEKQLKTVATTRNWRTANKLMEMMQR; this comes from the coding sequence ATGAATCAAGTTTGTTTAGCGCTGTTAAGAGGCATAAATGTTACCGGTTACAAGATAATTAAAATGGCAGATCTCACAGAGCTGTTTAAATCTTTAGGCCATACACAGGTATCTACTTATATTCAGAGCGGGAATGTGGTTTTTCTCCCTTCTCCAACATCCAACCCTGAAACAATTTCTGTACAAATAGAACAAGCAATCAAAGAACGGTATCAGTTTGAGGTATCAGTTCTTGTGTTTTCATCTTTGGAATGGCAGGATATTCTTTTGAACAATCCTTACAATCAACCTGAAATTATACCCCCTGAAAAGGTATATTTAACTTTATTGGCTGAGGTGCCGGATCAAGAAAAAAAAGTTAGATTGAAGGAAATTAATTTTCCACCCGAAGAGTTTCAGCACATCGGGAGAGCTGTTTATGTGTATTGTGCAAATGGATATGGAAATACAAAATTGACCAATCTGTTGTTTGAAAAGCAGTTAAAAACAGTCGCGACCACCCGTAACTGGAGAACGGCCAACAAGTTGATGGAAATGATGCAGCGATAA
- a CDS encoding aminopeptidase P N-terminal domain-containing protein has product MKYLPVSSELFVQNRRRLAKMLKPNSIAIFVSNDEMPRSADSHHTFRQNADLFYLTGIDQEKTILVLFPDHPLENNREILFIRRTNEIIAVWEGHKFTMEEAQNTSGIENIYWEESFENMLAPLMYQAQNCYLNLNEHSRMHNSVPDKEMRFARSMRESFPLHNYERAAPVMHYLRAEKSNIEIDLMRKAVDITGSAFRRVLGFVKPGVYEYEIEAEIQHEYLINRASGPAYPSIIASGKNSCILHYNVNNQVCQDGDVLLMDFGADFANYAADLTRTIPVNGRFSPRQLAVYNAVLRTLKFAKELLRPSTLIEEYHKEVGRFMESELIQLGLLDAKAVAAQHPDRPLYKKYFMHGTSHFLGIDVHDVGNRYLPLRAGMVLTCEPGIYIPEENLGIRLENDILVTNGSPVDLMENIPIDPMEIMELMNR; this is encoded by the coding sequence ATGAAGTACTTGCCCGTTTCTTCTGAACTTTTCGTTCAAAACCGCCGCCGGTTAGCTAAAATGTTAAAACCTAATTCTATTGCTATTTTTGTTTCTAATGATGAAATGCCACGCAGTGCCGACAGCCATCATACTTTCAGACAAAATGCAGATTTGTTTTACCTGACCGGAATAGATCAGGAAAAAACGATATTGGTTTTATTTCCGGACCATCCGTTAGAAAATAACCGTGAAATATTATTTATTCGTCGTACCAACGAAATCATTGCGGTTTGGGAAGGCCATAAATTTACGATGGAGGAAGCCCAGAACACCTCGGGTATTGAAAATATTTATTGGGAAGAATCTTTTGAAAATATGCTTGCACCTTTAATGTATCAGGCACAAAACTGTTATCTGAACCTGAACGAACATTCGAGGATGCACAACAGTGTTCCGGACAAGGAAATGAGGTTTGCAAGGAGTATGCGTGAATCTTTCCCTTTGCATAACTATGAACGTGCTGCTCCGGTGATGCACTATTTGCGGGCAGAAAAATCGAATATTGAAATTGATTTGATGCGCAAAGCTGTTGATATTACCGGCAGTGCTTTTCGCCGCGTACTTGGTTTTGTAAAACCCGGTGTCTATGAATATGAAATTGAAGCCGAAATACAACATGAATATCTGATAAACCGCGCTTCCGGTCCTGCCTATCCTTCTATCATAGCTTCAGGTAAAAACTCCTGCATTCTTCATTACAATGTCAACAATCAGGTTTGTCAGGACGGGGATGTTTTATTGATGGACTTTGGCGCAGATTTTGCAAATTATGCTGCCGATTTAACTCGGACTATTCCCGTCAATGGCAGATTCAGCCCTCGTCAGTTGGCGGTTTACAACGCAGTTTTGCGCACCCTTAAATTTGCAAAGGAGTTATTGCGTCCTTCCACATTAATCGAAGAATATCACAAAGAAGTGGGCAGATTTATGGAATCTGAATTGATTCAATTGGGCTTGCTCGATGCCAAAGCAGTTGCCGCTCAACATCCGGATCGCCCTTTGTATAAAAAATACTTTATGCACGGAACCTCTCATTTTTTGGGAATAGATGTTCATGATGTAGGTAATCGTTACCTTCCTTTGCGGGCCGGAATGGTTCTGACTTGTGAACCGGGAATATATATTCCGGAAGAAAATTTGGGAATCCGTCTTGAAAATGATATTTTGGTAACCAACGGCTCGCCGGTAGATTTGATGGAAAACATTCCGATTGACCCTATGGAAATCATGGAACTGATGAACAGGTAA
- a CDS encoding YihY/virulence factor BrkB family protein: protein MVKNILSKSYAVLYDTFNEFFKDRVTALGAGLSFYTVLSLPPILMMILLMLGNFLGASKLEDQINQNLTLFVGKQAAAIIHGISVSAFQFQSGIGITLIGIITTYFSATGVWVHLQWVFNFIWRVKPKPGTRNIIKKFLKDQAVALLIILIIVVFIVLGLIYGILLNIFSEYLQLYLTDSSIYILQLINLTVSYGSAVLLFAFSFKYIPDVQLKWKDVWGGAIFTAILFGLGRYLIGLYLSKAVMITSAYGVAGSVVLLLLWIYYISIILFLGAEFTKALYLYHGKTINPTKYAVLSQSSDSITD from the coding sequence ATGGTGAAAAACATCTTATCAAAAAGCTATGCAGTTCTTTATGATACCTTTAACGAGTTTTTCAAAGACCGGGTAACTGCTTTAGGTGCGGGATTGTCTTTTTATACTGTGTTATCGTTGCCTCCTATTTTAATGATGATCCTTTTGATGTTGGGAAATTTTTTGGGGGCAAGCAAATTAGAAGATCAAATTAACCAAAACCTAACCTTGTTTGTGGGCAAACAGGCTGCTGCAATCATTCATGGAATATCGGTCAGCGCTTTTCAATTTCAGTCAGGAATTGGAATCACTTTGATTGGGATCATAACCACCTATTTTAGTGCAACCGGAGTATGGGTTCACCTGCAATGGGTTTTTAATTTTATCTGGAGAGTGAAACCCAAACCGGGAACCAGAAACATCATTAAAAAATTTCTGAAAGATCAGGCTGTCGCCTTGTTAATCATCCTGATCATTGTCGTGTTTATTGTTTTAGGGCTTATCTACGGAATTTTACTAAATATTTTCAGTGAATATCTTCAACTCTATCTTACCGACTCTTCCATCTATATTTTGCAGCTAATCAACCTGACTGTTTCTTATGGTTCTGCTGTTTTGCTCTTTGCATTTTCATTTAAATATATCCCCGATGTTCAGCTCAAATGGAAAGATGTATGGGGCGGAGCAATTTTTACTGCCATTTTATTTGGTTTAGGGCGTTATCTGATAGGGTTGTATCTCAGCAAAGCCGTAATGATAACAAGCGCTTATGGAGTAGCAGGTTCGGTTGTGCTTTTGCTGTTATGGATATATTACATTTCAATTATTTTATTCCTCGGAGCTGAGTTTACCAAAGCCTTATATTTATATCACGGTAAAACAATCAATCCCACCAAATATGCCGTACTGAGCCAATCCTCAGACAGCATTACTGATTAA
- a CDS encoding acyl-CoA carboxylase subunit beta — MTQNLEFNRNEDWLKLSTSTMRKYLQKIYLGGGKNAIDKLHASGKLSARERIDLLIDEGSSFLEIGAFVGFDMYEEYGGCPAGGVVTGLGYVCRRLCMIVANDATVKSGAWFPITAKKNLRAQEISIENRLPIIYLVDSAGVFLPLQDEVFPDKEHFGRMFRNNSVMSAMGIPQIAAIMGSCVAGGAYLPILSDEALIVENTGSVYLAGSYLVKAAIGEDVDSETLGGATTHSEISGVTDYKMPDDKTCLKAIRDIISRHGHTEKAGFDRVEPKPPTLSDHEIYGIYPEEGRKPYDMLEIIKRLVDNSEIQEYKAGYGKSIICGYARIEGWAVGIVANQRTIFRSKKGEMQLGGVIYSDSADKAARFIMNCNQKRIPLVFLQDVTGFMVGSRSEHGGIIKDGAKMVNAVSNSIVPKFTVIIGNSYGAGNYAMCGKAYDPRLIVAWPSAKIAVMGGEQAAKTLLQIQVASKKKQGLKISQEEENNLLQEITQRYNRQTTPFYAAARLWVDAIIDPLETRKVIATGIEAANHAPITKPFVTGVLQT, encoded by the coding sequence ATGACACAAAACTTAGAATTTAACCGCAACGAAGACTGGTTAAAACTATCAACCTCAACCATGCGGAAATATCTGCAAAAAATATATTTGGGAGGTGGTAAGAATGCTATTGATAAACTGCACGCTTCGGGAAAATTGAGTGCGCGTGAACGTATTGACCTGTTGATTGACGAAGGCAGCAGTTTTTTAGAAATTGGGGCATTTGTAGGATTTGACATGTATGAAGAATATGGAGGATGTCCGGCAGGAGGCGTTGTTACAGGGTTGGGGTATGTCTGTAGAAGGCTTTGTATGATTGTTGCCAACGATGCTACGGTTAAATCAGGCGCATGGTTTCCTATTACCGCTAAAAAGAATTTGAGGGCACAGGAAATTTCCATAGAAAACCGTTTGCCAATCATCTATTTAGTGGACAGTGCCGGCGTTTTTTTACCACTTCAGGACGAAGTTTTTCCCGATAAAGAGCATTTTGGGCGCATGTTTAGGAACAATTCGGTCATGTCTGCTATGGGAATCCCTCAAATTGCTGCTATTATGGGGAGTTGTGTTGCCGGTGGAGCTTATTTGCCAATTTTGTCAGACGAAGCTTTGATTGTTGAAAACACAGGTTCAGTTTATTTGGCCGGTTCCTATTTGGTAAAAGCCGCAATTGGTGAAGATGTGGACAGCGAGACCCTCGGAGGAGCGACAACCCACAGCGAAATATCAGGAGTTACGGATTATAAAATGCCGGATGATAAAACCTGCCTGAAAGCTATCCGCGATATCATAAGCAGACATGGACATACCGAAAAAGCAGGATTTGACCGCGTTGAACCCAAACCCCCTACCCTATCTGATCATGAAATTTATGGCATTTATCCAGAAGAAGGCAGGAAGCCGTATGATATGTTAGAAATTATCAAAAGGTTAGTTGATAATTCAGAAATTCAGGAATATAAAGCCGGTTATGGTAAGTCTATTATTTGCGGATATGCGCGGATAGAAGGTTGGGCGGTAGGAATTGTAGCCAATCAGCGAACGATTTTCAGAAGCAAAAAAGGAGAAATGCAATTGGGAGGAGTGATTTATTCAGATTCGGCAGATAAAGCTGCGCGATTTATCATGAATTGCAATCAAAAAAGAATTCCTTTGGTGTTTTTACAAGATGTAACCGGTTTTATGGTAGGAAGTCGCTCCGAACATGGGGGGATTATCAAAGACGGAGCGAAGATGGTTAATGCGGTTTCCAACTCAATCGTACCTAAATTTACCGTTATCATTGGCAATTCTTACGGTGCAGGTAATTATGCCATGTGTGGAAAAGCCTATGATCCAAGGTTGATAGTAGCATGGCCAAGTGCTAAAATTGCCGTAATGGGCGGTGAACAGGCTGCAAAAACTTTGCTGCAAATTCAGGTAGCAAGCAAGAAAAAACAGGGGCTGAAAATCAGTCAGGAGGAAGAAAACAACTTGCTTCAGGAAATTACACAACGGTATAACCGCCAAACAACTCCTTTTTATGCAGCAGCGAGATTGTGGGTGGATGCAATCATTGACCCGCTCGAAACCAGAAAGGTTATTGCAACCGGAATTGAAGCGGCAAATCATGCCCCGATTACAAAACCCTTTGTTACGGGAGTATTGCAAACCTAA
- a CDS encoding long-chain fatty acid--CoA ligase, producing the protein MKDFTRLFDLFSYQLLKYPQPNAICSVDNGKIVSYSTLRCIELSDQLSSGLINLGLQKGDTVAILSTFNCPEWILTDFAIQQAGGIVVPVHATASADECLYIFNHAQIKWCFVNNRELYRKIQTIKPSLPNLKEVYCFADLNESPNWKDLLTDNDSIQSTLENIKLSILPQDIATIIYTSGTTGEPKGVMLSHHNIVSNIKSILPIIPVSHADKVLSFLPLSHVFERTAVYNYIAVGAVIHFSMITQVEKNLKVVRPYYFSAVPRVLERMYEEIEKRAERVKGIKRKIFDWALLIAEQYPFNGKMDWKYAIRLNIARLFVFNNLKKAVGGKVKGVVLGAAALQPSLARIFTAAGIPVREGYGLTETSPVLSFNRFEPGGSLLGTVGIPIPGVEIRIADSDGEILAKGPNIMQGYFKQPELSQQCFTADGWFHTGDLGAWVNGKFLKITGRKKELFKVSSGKYVAPQPIENRLRESAFIEQVVIIGDGKRFITALIVPALGVLESYCQAHHIETDLTDIANWLSQPEVIKKYNELIDNYNLNFANEHPIKKYLLLSQPFTTENGLLTPTLKVKRESVIRQYHREIEEIYS; encoded by the coding sequence ATGAAGGATTTTACCCGTCTGTTTGATTTATTTTCCTATCAGTTGCTGAAATACCCGCAACCCAATGCAATTTGTAGTGTTGATAATGGGAAAATTGTTTCCTATTCGACCCTAAGGTGTATTGAATTATCCGATCAACTAAGTAGTGGCTTAATTAATCTTGGTTTGCAAAAAGGCGATACGGTTGCCATACTTTCTACCTTTAACTGCCCGGAATGGATTTTAACCGATTTTGCAATTCAACAGGCCGGCGGCATTGTTGTCCCGGTTCATGCCACTGCATCGGCAGACGAATGTCTGTATATTTTTAACCATGCTCAAATTAAATGGTGTTTTGTAAATAATCGCGAACTATACCGCAAAATACAAACCATCAAACCCTCTCTTCCAAACCTGAAAGAGGTTTATTGTTTTGCTGATTTAAATGAATCACCCAATTGGAAAGACTTGCTGACCGATAACGATTCTATCCAGTCAACCCTGGAAAACATTAAACTCAGTATCTTACCACAAGACATTGCTACAATCATTTACACTTCAGGAACTACCGGAGAACCTAAAGGGGTCATGTTATCTCACCATAATATTGTCAGCAATATCAAATCAATCCTTCCGATAATTCCGGTAAGTCATGCGGACAAGGTGTTGAGTTTCCTGCCCTTAAGTCATGTGTTTGAACGAACAGCAGTATATAATTATATTGCAGTTGGAGCAGTGATTCATTTTTCGATGATAACACAGGTGGAGAAAAATTTAAAAGTGGTTCGTCCTTATTATTTTTCTGCCGTTCCCAGGGTTTTAGAGCGTATGTATGAAGAAATCGAAAAACGTGCAGAAAGGGTAAAAGGCATCAAACGAAAGATTTTTGATTGGGCCCTGCTAATAGCCGAGCAATATCCTTTTAATGGCAAGATGGATTGGAAATACGCCATCCGTTTAAATATTGCCCGGTTATTTGTCTTTAACAATCTCAAGAAAGCAGTAGGTGGAAAAGTGAAGGGTGTAGTTTTGGGTGCAGCAGCACTTCAACCGAGTTTGGCACGGATTTTTACCGCAGCCGGCATACCGGTAAGAGAGGGTTATGGATTAACAGAAACTTCTCCGGTTTTGTCGTTTAACCGGTTTGAGCCCGGCGGAAGCCTTTTAGGAACTGTCGGAATTCCTATTCCTGGTGTCGAAATCAGAATTGCAGATTCCGATGGAGAAATATTAGCCAAAGGCCCAAATATCATGCAGGGGTATTTCAAACAACCCGAATTGAGTCAACAATGCTTTACCGCCGATGGATGGTTTCATACCGGCGATTTGGGAGCTTGGGTAAACGGCAAGTTTTTAAAAATTACCGGTCGGAAAAAAGAGCTATTCAAAGTTTCAAGCGGGAAATACGTTGCTCCTCAACCTATCGAAAACCGGTTGCGGGAGTCGGCTTTTATTGAACAGGTTGTAATAATTGGAGACGGTAAAAGATTCATCACTGCTTTAATCGTGCCGGCTTTAGGGGTTTTGGAGAGTTATTGCCAAGCGCATCATATTGAAACCGATTTGACCGATATAGCAAATTGGCTTTCACAACCGGAAGTGATCAAAAAATACAACGAGCTGATTGATAATTACAATCTGAATTTTGCAAATGAGCATCCTATTAAAAAGTATCTTTTATTGAGCCAACCGTTTACAACTGAAAACGGACTGCTAACCCCGACTTTAAAAGTAAAACGGGAATCTGTTATCCGGCAATATCACCGCGAAATTGAGGAAATCTATAGTTAG